Proteins encoded together in one uncultured Sphaerochaeta sp. window:
- a CDS encoding sugar ABC transporter permease yields MGMKKYRGIEKKQARWGFFFVVPSLLFFSLFSFYPIINAFYTSFFDKRALSKAPPAFLGLGNYIRLFDPSRAASELSFLNSLRATLVFTVGTFIPLLIISLLLAVFISNLGSRKAKKFLQIAYYTPAILSSVVAATIWMIIFDPRGLGNQWVNALMNTPGVDHRWLVDPVMEQVSTMVIYFWKYIGYFVILFITGLASIPPTIYEAATIDGASKNQVFWRITLPLLKPTVVLVSVMAMLQCLKTFSTQYMLYTNGAPRAPINVITFNIYVTGIQQQYLGRASAMSVVLFLLMLLLTLLQFNTTKSEQVEY; encoded by the coding sequence ATGGGTATGAAAAAATACCGAGGCATCGAGAAAAAACAGGCTCGGTGGGGATTCTTCTTCGTGGTTCCCTCCCTGCTTTTTTTCTCTCTGTTCAGTTTTTATCCGATTATCAACGCCTTTTACACCAGTTTCTTCGATAAGCGTGCACTGAGCAAGGCTCCGCCGGCTTTCCTGGGTTTGGGAAACTACATCAGGCTCTTCGATCCCAGCCGGGCAGCCAGTGAACTTTCGTTTCTCAATAGCCTAAGGGCCACATTGGTCTTTACAGTCGGTACGTTCATCCCCCTGCTTATCATCAGCCTGTTGCTTGCTGTATTCATCAGCAATCTGGGAAGTAGAAAGGCGAAGAAATTCCTGCAGATTGCATATTATACCCCTGCCATCTTATCCAGTGTCGTTGCTGCAACCATCTGGATGATCATCTTTGACCCAAGGGGATTGGGAAACCAGTGGGTCAATGCCCTGATGAATACCCCAGGAGTCGACCACCGTTGGCTTGTGGACCCTGTCATGGAACAGGTCTCCACCATGGTAATCTACTTCTGGAAATACATAGGCTATTTTGTCATTCTCTTCATCACCGGTTTGGCTTCCATCCCCCCAACCATTTATGAAGCTGCAACCATCGATGGGGCAAGCAAGAACCAGGTGTTCTGGCGTATCACGCTTCCCCTGCTCAAGCCTACGGTGGTATTGGTCTCTGTCATGGCAATGTTGCAGTGCCTGAAGACTTTCAGCACCCAGTATATGCTGTACACCAACGGTGCGCCACGTGCCCCGATCAATGTAATCACATTCAATATCTATGTAACCGGTATCCAGCAACAGTACCTTGGCAGGGCAAGCGCGATGAGTGTCGTGCTCTTCCTCCTGATGTTGTTGCTTACCTTGTTGCAGTTCAATACAACCAAAAGTGAACAGGTGGAGTACTAG
- a CDS encoding sensor histidine kinase: MKFPWGNQHKPNLFTLLFLYFLIVLIVPLGLFSAYYALAGNTNQERYLMRQAMNMTTGDANTVAQALESYRHKAYQLSTNPLVVEILKADSLEAESSQSRKLYELLFTVMHGDIYLASANLVSNSGKVRVSTHVFPEVYDLRYHGNDWDMASIINQNSQVSPTASLISIQSHRIAENGRQVVASILRRVYDQEGTNLGYLVVDMYADALSPQVNSDHVLTDMLLVDTKSFYATSLVHPERFGSFDRFPALNTLYGNYTPRSLPSDTSIIAISPIRGTGLHLVGSLSSAPFFQSMENWLSAFSTTMIIGVVLALGLSYLFSRSIARPIKNLAKRMREVEQGKLESREVSSAISEFSQLEHSFNVMIKQIISLLDLTREEQAKLSEAERKALESQMNPHFLFNTLNTIKALARLHGEEDIYTITVKLGKLLRSSIDNRESEATLEQSMALIESYLTIQKLRFADKLTTEVYLDPSCKHIKTPKLIIQPLVENAIIHGLEPKVGSWNLSVRVERAGERISITVGDDGVGFPPDRLPRNLDELANSPHVGVYNVYRRLFLKYGRKLHFSLKSKEGEGTWATISFPDEEAIKEEMQ, encoded by the coding sequence ATGAAATTTCCCTGGGGCAATCAGCACAAGCCAAACCTATTCACACTGCTCTTTCTTTACTTCCTTATCGTCCTCATAGTCCCGTTGGGACTGTTCTCTGCCTATTATGCACTTGCAGGGAATACGAATCAAGAACGGTATCTGATGAGACAGGCAATGAATATGACCACTGGTGATGCCAATACCGTTGCCCAGGCCCTTGAATCCTACCGACATAAAGCATACCAACTCTCCACCAACCCCTTGGTTGTCGAGATACTCAAGGCTGATAGCCTTGAGGCAGAATCATCACAAAGCCGTAAGCTGTATGAACTCCTGTTTACCGTTATGCATGGAGATATCTACCTTGCCAGCGCAAACCTTGTCAGCAACAGCGGGAAGGTCAGGGTCTCCACCCATGTATTTCCCGAGGTGTACGACCTACGCTACCACGGCAATGACTGGGACATGGCATCCATCATCAACCAGAACAGCCAGGTCTCCCCTACTGCAAGTCTGATCAGCATCCAGAGCCATAGGATAGCAGAAAACGGAAGACAGGTTGTTGCTTCCATACTTCGCCGTGTCTATGACCAGGAGGGGACAAACCTTGGCTACCTTGTGGTGGACATGTACGCAGATGCACTCTCTCCCCAGGTAAACAGCGACCATGTCCTCACTGACATGCTGTTGGTCGACACCAAGTCCTTTTACGCTACCAGCCTTGTTCATCCTGAGCGGTTTGGATCCTTCGACCGTTTTCCGGCCCTCAATACCCTTTATGGCAATTACACTCCCCGCTCACTTCCCTCTGATACCTCCATCATCGCCATCTCACCGATTAGGGGAACCGGCCTCCATCTGGTAGGCTCACTCAGCAGCGCACCCTTCTTCCAAAGCATGGAAAACTGGCTTTCAGCATTCAGTACCACCATGATAATCGGGGTAGTACTAGCTTTGGGTCTCTCCTACCTTTTCTCACGTTCGATTGCACGCCCAATCAAGAATCTGGCCAAGCGGATGAGGGAGGTAGAACAGGGGAAGTTGGAAAGCCGCGAGGTCAGCAGCGCGATAAGCGAATTCAGCCAGCTGGAACACTCATTCAATGTCATGATCAAACAGATCATCAGCCTCCTTGATCTAACCCGTGAAGAGCAGGCTAAACTGAGTGAAGCTGAAAGAAAAGCTCTTGAGAGCCAGATGAATCCCCATTTCCTCTTCAATACCCTCAATACGATCAAGGCACTCGCCCGTCTTCATGGAGAGGAAGATATCTACACCATTACCGTTAAGCTGGGGAAACTGCTCCGTTCATCAATCGACAACAGGGAGAGTGAGGCAACCCTTGAACAGAGCATGGCCCTGATCGAATCCTATCTCACCATTCAGAAGCTACGATTTGCCGACAAGTTGACTACCGAGGTTTATCTGGATCCCAGCTGCAAGCATATAAAAACCCCAAAGCTCATCATCCAGCCCTTGGTTGAGAATGCAATCATCCATGGATTGGAACCGAAGGTGGGAAGCTGGAATCTCAGTGTCCGTGTGGAAAGAGCAGGAGAGAGGATTTCCATCACAGTTGGGGATGATGGAGTCGGATTTCCTCCTGATCGCTTGCCTCGGAACCTTGACGAACTTGCCAACTCGCCACACGTTGGTGTATACAATGTATATAGAAGATTATTTCTCAAATATGGAAGGAAGCTGCACTTCTCCCTGAAATCAAAAGAGGGTGAAGGGACTTGGGCGACTATCTCCTTCCCGGACGAAGAAGCAATAAAGGAAGAGATGCAATGA
- the ilvC gene encoding ketol-acid reductoisomerase, whose protein sequence is MSTMYYDSQADLSVLDGKKVAIIGYGSQGHAHALNLHESGVDVVVGLYKGSKSWKIAEEAGLQVATAEEASAMAQVIMMLLPDERQAKIYHDSIEKNLTAGKYLAFAHGFNIHFGQIAPPSDVNVIMIAPKGPGHTVRTQFQEGKGVPSLIAINQDPSGDSKDVALAYAKGLGAGRAGIFETTFKEETETDLFGEQAVLCGGVTALIKAGFDTLVEAGYQPEMAYFECCHEMKLIVDLINQGGLSYMRYSISDTAEYGDYTTGPKIITDETKKSMKQVLTDIQEGTFARNWLLENQVGRPYFNAKKRIEKESLLEKTGEKLRSLMSWLKK, encoded by the coding sequence ATGAGCACAATGTACTATGATTCACAGGCAGATCTCTCAGTTCTAGATGGCAAAAAAGTCGCCATCATCGGATATGGCAGCCAAGGCCATGCACACGCATTGAACCTGCACGAGAGTGGGGTGGATGTTGTCGTAGGTCTCTACAAAGGTTCAAAGAGCTGGAAGATTGCTGAAGAAGCAGGCTTGCAGGTTGCAACCGCTGAGGAAGCAAGTGCCATGGCTCAGGTCATCATGATGTTGCTGCCGGATGAGAGACAGGCAAAGATCTACCATGACAGCATCGAGAAAAATCTGACCGCGGGTAAATACCTCGCATTCGCACATGGATTCAACATCCACTTCGGCCAGATTGCACCTCCATCTGACGTGAACGTTATCATGATCGCACCCAAGGGTCCTGGCCACACGGTCCGCACCCAGTTCCAGGAAGGCAAGGGTGTTCCTTCCCTGATTGCAATCAACCAGGATCCCAGTGGCGATTCCAAGGACGTTGCTCTTGCTTACGCTAAGGGCTTGGGCGCTGGTCGTGCAGGTATCTTTGAAACCACATTCAAGGAAGAGACAGAGACCGACCTCTTTGGTGAGCAGGCTGTGCTTTGTGGTGGTGTAACCGCCTTGATCAAGGCTGGATTCGACACCTTGGTGGAAGCAGGCTACCAGCCTGAGATGGCATACTTCGAATGTTGCCATGAGATGAAGCTGATCGTTGACTTGATCAACCAGGGCGGACTCTCCTACATGCGTTACTCCATCAGTGATACCGCTGAGTACGGGGATTACACAACCGGTCCAAAGATCATCACCGATGAGACCAAGAAATCCATGAAGCAGGTTCTTACCGACATCCAGGAAGGGACATTTGCCCGCAACTGGCTGCTCGAGAACCAGGTTGGCCGACCCTACTTCAATGCAAAGAAGCGCATTGAAAAGGAAAGTCTGTTGGAGAAGACAGGTGAAAAGCTTCGCTCACTGATGAGCTGGCTGAAAAAGTAA
- a CDS encoding helix-turn-helix domain-containing protein, which produces MSYSVVFVEDEQIVREEIVSSIRWDLLGLELVGTASDGLSGEHMIKEKEPDIVITDIRLPAQDGLTMLSNCPVNHAIILTGHADFSYMKSAIRLGVFDYLLKPIDDEELEETLASLVRKLQEEDREYEDLKKKEHSKSELIPLPEQAGNHVINATIAYIAETYSEPVGLQEAAAYLDLSESHLSRLFKEVTGLNFLQYLNAYRINQSAIMMRDPKLNISEIATNCGFPTPGYFAKIFKRFIGKTPTQFRDEVDTL; this is translated from the coding sequence ATGAGTTACAGTGTCGTGTTCGTAGAAGATGAGCAGATCGTCCGTGAGGAGATTGTCTCCTCGATTCGATGGGACCTCCTTGGTCTGGAATTGGTAGGCACCGCCTCTGACGGACTGAGCGGAGAGCACATGATCAAGGAAAAGGAGCCCGATATCGTCATCACCGACATTCGCCTCCCTGCCCAGGATGGACTTACCATGCTCAGCAACTGTCCTGTAAACCATGCCATCATCCTGACCGGACATGCCGACTTTTCCTACATGAAGAGTGCCATCCGCCTTGGGGTATTCGACTACCTCCTTAAGCCAATCGATGATGAAGAGCTGGAGGAGACACTCGCCTCCTTGGTGAGAAAATTACAGGAAGAGGATCGTGAATATGAGGATCTTAAGAAAAAAGAACACTCAAAGAGTGAACTCATCCCCCTTCCCGAGCAAGCTGGAAACCACGTAATCAATGCAACCATCGCCTATATTGCAGAGACCTACTCAGAACCGGTAGGACTTCAGGAGGCAGCAGCCTACCTCGATCTCTCAGAGAGTCATCTCAGTCGTCTCTTCAAGGAGGTCACCGGGCTGAACTTTCTGCAGTACCTCAATGCATACAGGATAAACCAGTCGGCCATCATGATGAGGGACCCCAAGTTGAATATCAGCGAAATTGCCACCAATTGTGGATTCCCGACCCCAGGCTACTTTGCAAAGATATTCAAACGCTTTATCGGCAAGACCCCAACCCAGTTCAGGGACGAGGTAGATACCCTCTAA
- a CDS encoding 2-isopropylmalate synthase: protein MEKDRIYIFDTTLRDGEQAPGYSMNLDEKIRMALQLEALGVDILEAGFAIASPGDFASVQAISKEVKDVTVASLSRALERDIEVAWEAVKHARRPRIHTFLATSDLHLEFKLKMSREDALRRSAAMVKFARNLTDNVEFSLEDATRTDLDYMCKVVEEVIKAGASVVNLPDTVGYATPDDMTRMVSTVMNKVPNVDKAILAVHCHNDLGLAVANSLAGLKAGARQAECTVCGIGERAGNAAVEELVMAIRTRNDDYPFSYQVRTEEISRSSRLLSQITGVKPNPSKAIVGANAFAHESGIHQHGMMANSLTYEIMTPESVGVMTTSLVLGKHSGQHAFEKRLVDLGYALGKEEVKTLFSEFKNLADRKKTITDRDLIALVETSSQSSPVIWELERFVVNSGNLMTSTACVTLRKGEKTYQEVALGTGPVYAALRAVEKIIRHPFSLEDYSLQAVTEHRDALGEVHVKITDGHGMYRGRGVSTDVIEASILSCLAAVNRMLDEASSISGGGSLKPTTSPSFENDMLRSHSDKEKDRGDA, encoded by the coding sequence ATGGAAAAGGACAGAATCTATATCTTTGATACCACACTGAGAGACGGCGAGCAGGCTCCTGGATACAGCATGAACCTGGACGAGAAAATTCGCATGGCCTTACAGCTAGAGGCCCTCGGTGTGGATATCCTAGAAGCCGGGTTTGCCATAGCGTCTCCCGGTGACTTTGCCAGCGTCCAGGCTATCAGCAAAGAGGTAAAGGATGTCACCGTTGCCTCACTCTCAAGAGCCTTGGAGAGAGACATTGAAGTAGCCTGGGAAGCGGTGAAACACGCAAGAAGACCCAGGATCCACACCTTTCTGGCAACCAGCGATCTCCATCTGGAGTTCAAGCTGAAGATGAGCCGCGAGGATGCCTTGAGGCGTTCCGCCGCCATGGTGAAGTTTGCCCGTAACCTGACCGATAATGTGGAGTTCTCCCTGGAGGATGCAACCAGGACCGACCTTGACTATATGTGCAAGGTTGTTGAGGAAGTGATCAAGGCAGGGGCAAGTGTCGTGAATCTGCCGGATACCGTCGGGTATGCAACCCCTGATGACATGACCCGGATGGTTTCCACCGTCATGAACAAGGTACCCAATGTGGATAAAGCCATCCTGGCAGTCCACTGTCACAATGATCTTGGCCTTGCAGTTGCCAATAGCCTTGCTGGACTGAAGGCCGGGGCACGTCAGGCAGAGTGTACCGTCTGCGGTATTGGGGAAAGGGCAGGGAATGCCGCTGTTGAAGAGTTGGTGATGGCCATCAGGACAAGAAATGATGATTACCCATTCTCCTACCAGGTACGCACTGAGGAAATATCGCGTTCAAGTCGTCTGCTCTCCCAGATCACCGGTGTCAAACCGAACCCTTCCAAGGCAATCGTAGGTGCAAATGCCTTTGCCCATGAGAGTGGCATCCACCAGCATGGCATGATGGCAAACAGCCTTACCTATGAGATCATGACCCCAGAGAGTGTAGGAGTGATGACTACCAGTCTTGTGCTGGGTAAGCACAGCGGGCAACACGCCTTCGAGAAACGCCTTGTTGACCTTGGCTATGCCTTGGGCAAAGAGGAAGTAAAGACACTCTTCTCAGAATTCAAGAATCTCGCAGACCGAAAGAAGACCATCACCGATCGCGATCTTATCGCCCTGGTGGAGACTTCCAGCCAGAGTAGCCCGGTAATTTGGGAGCTGGAGCGTTTTGTGGTCAACAGTGGCAATCTGATGACCAGCACTGCCTGTGTAACCCTGAGAAAAGGGGAGAAGACCTACCAGGAGGTTGCACTCGGTACCGGTCCGGTCTATGCAGCACTCAGGGCAGTGGAGAAGATTATCCGTCATCCCTTCAGTCTGGAGGATTATAGCCTGCAGGCAGTCACTGAGCACCGGGATGCACTTGGAGAAGTCCATGTAAAGATCACCGATGGACATGGTATGTACCGTGGACGTGGTGTAAGCACCGACGTTATCGAAGCTTCGATTCTCAGCTGTCTTGCTGCAGTGAACCGTATGCTTGATGAAGCATCCTCGATCTCGGGTGGAGGGTCACTCAAACCCACCACTTCACCAAGTTTTGAGAACGACATGTTGCGTTCCCATTCAGATAAGGAGAAAGACCGAGGTGATGCATAA
- a CDS encoding HAD-IA family hydrolase — translation MYDFLCTDLKEGEAEFPVLEPFRDYVVAIPPEDSFSHYLFISRSAVAREAARAKGMGVLEWEGHLEAQQIEALLATCDPVLSNKHTLFLFDMGNVVVNNISMLGKISRLLGIEKQALIADYLHYDFPLMEGVVSEEQYWQHITHVFGIPVRGNPFADVFKPVFNDPVVSLIQSLRSEGKRVVCASNTILSHWEILEEMGALALFDKAYASHEMGLSKPSIQFYTSILEAEGVSAEQSFFIDDRKDNIQSSRSLGIASLLYADLPSGTKDERLSRVFRGYLPRP, via the coding sequence ATGTATGATTTTCTCTGTACCGATCTGAAAGAGGGGGAGGCCGAATTTCCGGTACTGGAACCTTTCAGGGACTATGTTGTTGCCATACCCCCGGAGGATTCCTTCTCCCATTACCTCTTTATAAGCAGATCTGCTGTTGCACGCGAGGCAGCCAGAGCGAAGGGAATGGGAGTGCTCGAGTGGGAAGGTCATCTTGAAGCACAGCAGATTGAAGCCTTGCTGGCAACTTGTGACCCTGTTCTCAGCAACAAACATACGCTTTTCCTCTTCGACATGGGCAATGTGGTAGTGAACAATATCTCAATGCTTGGGAAGATTTCCCGCCTCTTGGGAATCGAGAAACAAGCACTCATTGCTGATTATCTCCATTACGATTTTCCCTTGATGGAAGGCGTGGTCTCTGAAGAGCAGTACTGGCAGCATATCACGCATGTCTTTGGGATACCTGTCCGGGGTAATCCGTTTGCCGATGTGTTCAAGCCAGTGTTCAACGACCCTGTGGTTTCCCTGATTCAATCGTTGCGCTCAGAAGGGAAGCGGGTAGTATGTGCAAGCAATACCATCCTGAGTCATTGGGAAATACTTGAGGAAATGGGTGCGCTCGCATTGTTCGACAAAGCCTATGCCTCCCATGAGATGGGTTTGAGTAAGCCATCGATTCAGTTCTATACAAGCATACTTGAAGCAGAAGGAGTTTCTGCAGAGCAATCGTTCTTCATTGACGACAGGAAGGACAACATACAAAGCAGCAGGAGCCTTGGTATTGCAAGCCTCCTCTATGCAGACCTCCCATCCGGAACAAAGGATGAGAGGCTTTCCAGAGTCTTTAGAGGGTATCTACCTCGTCCCTGA
- the cimA gene encoding citramalate synthase, which translates to MHKIDLFDSTLRDGSQGEGISFSVEDKLKIVKALDSLGVAYIEAGNPGSNPKDLEFFHRAEQLSLSHATLVAFGSTRRKNSTAADDPNLKNLASVKTKVVSIFGKSWKLHVTDVIRTTPEENLAMIRDSIQFITESGSEVFFDAEHYYDGYLDDSEYAKATLQAALDGGASTLVLCETRGGMIPSEVARITFETAEAFPGIPIGIHAHDDIGCGVASSIAAVESGAIQVQGTLLGFGERCGNANLATVAGILGTKLGVDCLCGESLEQLTATSRQVAEIANVRISGGAPFIGKSAFAHKGGMHIDGVQKNPHSFEHIDPLQVGNERRLLMSEVAGRALMLKRIARVMPDLDKDDPVTVSLMDELKQLEAEGYQFEGAESSFDLVIRRHLKMYKPYFSLVHYQTIGSSPYADPLSDATHAAVVKVKVGGESAITAAEGEGPVNALDQALRKVLEQFYPTLKRIHLTDYKVRVLDSAGATASKVRVLIESTDGNESWTTIGVSRDIIEASWFALSDSIEYKLIAEGIEPSVE; encoded by the coding sequence ATGCATAAGATAGATTTATTTGACTCAACCCTCCGTGATGGGAGCCAGGGTGAAGGGATCAGCTTCTCGGTGGAAGATAAGCTGAAGATTGTGAAGGCCTTGGATTCACTGGGAGTTGCCTATATTGAGGCAGGCAACCCTGGATCGAATCCCAAGGACCTGGAATTCTTCCACCGCGCTGAGCAGCTCTCCCTCTCCCATGCAACCTTGGTCGCCTTTGGTTCCACACGGAGAAAGAACAGTACGGCGGCTGACGATCCCAATCTGAAAAACCTTGCCAGCGTAAAAACCAAGGTGGTATCCATCTTCGGAAAGAGTTGGAAGCTCCATGTCACTGATGTGATTCGCACCACCCCTGAAGAGAACCTTGCGATGATCCGTGACAGCATACAGTTTATTACTGAGAGCGGAAGTGAAGTGTTCTTTGACGCTGAACACTACTATGATGGATATCTCGATGACAGCGAGTATGCAAAGGCAACCTTGCAGGCCGCCCTGGACGGGGGAGCCTCCACCCTGGTGCTCTGTGAAACCCGTGGTGGCATGATACCCAGTGAAGTTGCGCGTATCACCTTTGAGACAGCAGAAGCTTTTCCTGGAATTCCTATCGGGATCCATGCTCATGATGATATTGGCTGTGGCGTTGCCAGTTCCATAGCTGCAGTTGAATCTGGTGCCATACAGGTACAGGGAACCTTGCTTGGTTTCGGTGAGCGTTGCGGAAATGCAAACCTTGCAACGGTTGCAGGAATTCTTGGGACCAAGCTCGGTGTGGATTGTCTCTGCGGAGAGAGTCTTGAACAGCTGACGGCAACCAGTCGGCAGGTTGCTGAGATCGCAAATGTGCGTATCAGCGGCGGAGCTCCCTTCATCGGAAAGAGTGCCTTTGCCCATAAGGGTGGCATGCATATCGATGGGGTGCAGAAGAATCCTCACTCCTTCGAGCATATCGATCCCTTGCAGGTGGGCAATGAACGTAGGCTCCTGATGAGTGAAGTTGCTGGAAGGGCCTTGATGCTTAAGCGAATCGCCCGTGTGATGCCCGATCTTGATAAGGACGATCCTGTTACGGTGAGTCTGATGGATGAGCTCAAGCAACTTGAGGCAGAGGGTTATCAGTTTGAAGGAGCAGAAAGCAGCTTCGATTTGGTGATCAGACGACACTTGAAGATGTATAAGCCCTATTTCTCACTGGTGCACTACCAGACCATCGGCAGCAGCCCCTATGCGGACCCACTCAGCGACGCAACCCATGCCGCGGTTGTAAAGGTAAAGGTTGGGGGTGAGAGTGCCATCACTGCCGCAGAGGGTGAAGGCCCGGTCAATGCCCTTGACCAAGCACTGAGAAAGGTTCTTGAACAGTTCTATCCCACCCTCAAGCGTATACACCTGACCGACTACAAGGTACGGGTCTTGGACTCGGCAGGGGCAACGGCCAGTAAGGTTAGGGTTCTCATTGAGTCCACCGATGGTAACGAAAGTTGGACCACCATTGGAGTCAGCAGGGACATCATCGAGGCCAGTTGGTTTGCCTTGAGTGATAGTATCGAGTATAAATTAATTGCCGAGGGAATTGAGCCCTCGGTTGAATGA
- a CDS encoding carbohydrate ABC transporter permease has protein sequence MKQISKKIHGNNIVIWLILTLMLLFTLTPIIFMISASMMERTQIMRMPFSWIPESFNSENFIKAVAGNDQTFIFVRNLSNSLFVSVTVAITTVLIASLTGYGLAKFRFRGRNTIFIMIMATMMIPFEAIMIPLYMVVMMLRIQNTYTGLILPFLVSAFGVFQMRQYLTTFPTEFLDAARVDGMGEFGIYWRIVLPNCMPVIATLSILSFRSQWDNLLWPLLVSQSEKMKTIPQYISSFALERNTDEGAMMAAALLASIPMFVLFMSLTKYFIGGSAVYESRKG, from the coding sequence ATGAAGCAGATATCCAAGAAAATACATGGCAACAACATCGTCATCTGGCTGATCTTGACTCTGATGCTTTTATTTACCCTGACTCCGATCATCTTCATGATCAGCGCATCCATGATGGAACGGACCCAGATCATGCGTATGCCGTTCTCATGGATTCCCGAATCCTTCAACAGTGAGAACTTCATCAAGGCAGTTGCTGGGAATGACCAGACATTCATATTTGTACGGAATCTCTCCAATTCGCTCTTCGTGAGTGTTACGGTGGCCATTACCACCGTCCTTATCGCGAGCCTCACCGGATATGGTTTGGCAAAATTCCGGTTCCGTGGACGAAATACCATCTTTATCATGATCATGGCCACCATGATGATTCCCTTCGAGGCGATCATGATCCCGCTTTACATGGTTGTCATGATGCTCAGGATTCAGAATACCTATACCGGTTTGATTCTTCCCTTCCTGGTTAGTGCCTTTGGTGTATTCCAGATGCGCCAGTACCTTACCACGTTCCCCACAGAATTCCTTGACGCTGCGCGTGTTGATGGGATGGGGGAGTTCGGGATCTATTGGAGGATTGTGCTTCCCAACTGCATGCCGGTTATCGCAACGCTCTCCATTCTCTCCTTCCGTAGTCAGTGGGATAATCTACTCTGGCCGCTCTTGGTGAGCCAGAGCGAGAAGATGAAGACGATTCCACAGTACATCAGTTCCTTTGCGCTTGAACGTAACACCGATGAAGGTGCAATGATGGCTGCAGCCCTGCTTGCATCGATCCCCATGTTTGTACTATTCATGTCCTTGACCAAGTATTTCATTGGTGGGTCGGCAGTCTATGAGTCAAGGAAGGGTTGA
- the ilvN gene encoding acetolactate synthase small subunit: MNTKEKRYTLAILVNNHPGVLMRVVSLFSRRGYNIDSLSVGETENEEFSRITIVVSGDRPVVEQIKKQVGKLYDVKRVYEMAGEKSLQRELVMVKVSTRHDDRSQVIELAEIFKAKINDVTTSTITLEMTGSLDKIQSFLDLMAPFGIVEMARTGITALERGARALSSISFSEDEE; encoded by the coding sequence ATGAATACCAAAGAAAAACGTTACACACTGGCAATTCTGGTTAATAACCATCCTGGTGTACTCATGCGTGTTGTATCGCTGTTCAGTCGCAGAGGCTACAACATTGACAGCCTCTCGGTTGGCGAGACCGAAAACGAGGAATTCAGCCGAATCACCATTGTGGTCAGCGGAGACCGGCCGGTTGTTGAGCAGATCAAGAAACAGGTCGGCAAGCTGTATGATGTGAAGCGGGTCTATGAGATGGCAGGGGAGAAAAGCCTTCAGCGTGAGCTGGTGATGGTCAAGGTCTCCACCAGGCATGATGACCGCTCCCAGGTCATTGAGCTCGCAGAGATTTTCAAGGCAAAGATCAATGATGTAACCACTTCTACCATAACCCTCGAGATGACCGGAAGTCTGGACAAGATTCAGTCATTCCTGGATTTGATGGCCCCATTTGGGATTGTGGAGATGGCCAGGACCGGTATTACCGCCCTGGAGAGGGGAGCAAGGGCGCTGAGCTCGATCAGTTTCAGCGAGGATGAAGAATAA